In one Streptomyces sp. NBC_00597 genomic region, the following are encoded:
- a CDS encoding type ISP restriction/modification enzyme, translating to MPWAVGGLRLGRAWVAAPDPAALRARWAALTGAEGSERDRLFRPTRTRTPTTGAAALPGQRSPSTARFADAPGPCPDPVRVLRDPFDEQWLLPDQRLIDTARPELWRVLDEHQLFAVETPELLVTAHLPAGRLGRIRPLHRRPGGAEPNFAPGLLPLLGERYDCPVTPQDVLCWILAAGRPGPRGYEVPLTADPGRWRAGLKLGHRLLTVQLRGGPGAEPPRLPGGRRPYVRSAVQAWPEGLTYDAESETLSLGAGTVSPVPPGAWEYEVQGGTRVLEAWFAARTAHRDPQADGLEAIGPAEWPQAWTSELLALVTTLALLADLAPERAAFTPGPLLPAAAGVLPPPRWARRPASVLDHQEEGPGGQFALL from the coding sequence ATGCCCTGGGCCGTGGGCGGCCTGCGCCTGGGCCGGGCCTGGGTGGCGGCCCCCGACCCCGCGGCCCTGCGCGCCCGCTGGGCGGCCCTGACCGGCGCCGAAGGGTCCGAGCGGGACCGGCTGTTCCGCCCGACCCGGACCCGTACGCCCACCACCGGGGCGGCCGCGCTGCCCGGACAGCGCTCGCCGTCGACCGCCCGCTTCGCCGATGCGCCGGGCCCCTGCCCCGACCCCGTACGGGTGCTGCGCGACCCCTTCGACGAGCAGTGGCTGCTGCCCGACCAGCGGCTCATCGACACGGCCCGGCCGGAGCTGTGGCGGGTCCTCGACGAACACCAGCTCTTCGCCGTCGAGACCCCGGAGCTGCTGGTCACCGCCCACCTCCCGGCCGGCCGCCTGGGCCGGATCCGCCCGCTGCACCGGCGCCCCGGCGGCGCCGAGCCCAATTTCGCGCCGGGCCTGCTGCCGCTGCTGGGCGAGCGCTACGACTGCCCGGTGACCCCGCAGGACGTGCTGTGCTGGATCCTCGCGGCGGGCCGCCCCGGGCCCCGCGGGTACGAGGTCCCGCTCACCGCCGACCCCGGGCGCTGGCGGGCCGGGCTGAAGCTGGGGCACCGGCTGCTCACCGTCCAGCTGCGCGGCGGGCCCGGCGCCGAGCCGCCCCGGCTGCCCGGCGGGCGGCGCCCGTACGTGCGCTCGGCGGTGCAGGCCTGGCCGGAGGGGCTCACGTACGACGCGGAGAGCGAGACCTTGAGCCTGGGGGCCGGGACGGTCTCCCCCGTGCCGCCGGGCGCCTGGGAGTACGAGGTGCAGGGCGGCACGCGCGTGCTGGAGGCCTGGTTCGCCGCCCGCACCGCCCACCGGGACCCGCAGGCCGACGGGCTGGAGGCGATCGGTCCGGCCGAGTGGCCGCAGGCCTGGACCTCGGAGCTACTGGCACTGGTGACCACGTTGGCGCTGCTGGCCGATCTGGCTCCGGAGCGGGCGGCTTTCACCCCCGGGCCGCTGCTGCCGGCGGCTGCGGGAGTACTGCCGCCGCCGCGCTGGGCCCGGCGCCCGGCCTCCGTTCTGGACCACCAGGAGGAGGGCCCGGGGGGCCAGTTCGCCCTGCTCTGA
- a CDS encoding ABC transporter permease: protein MSTLLSDGGAVFTRQLQKARHAPALLVLTQTMPITMLLFFGYVFGSALAMPGSEYREFLVPGLLAATAANGLMTGMFTAAQDVHRGVTDRFRSLPMSRAAVPLGQTAADLLTTAVSMVPVMLVGLAMGWRIENGLPGALGAFGVLLLFRFATAWVGTYLGLLSRSEEAAGQLGSATFVLPMLSSAYLPTAGLPGWLRAVAEWNPISAVATAVRSLCGNAGGEAAAGAAWPAAHPVAGAVAWSLLLLVLCAPPAARRFARGQD from the coding sequence ATGAGCACCCTGCTGTCGGACGGCGGCGCCGTCTTCACCCGCCAGTTGCAGAAGGCCCGGCACGCGCCCGCGCTGCTGGTCCTCACGCAGACCATGCCGATCACGATGCTGCTCTTCTTCGGGTACGTGTTCGGCAGCGCGCTCGCCATGCCCGGCTCCGAGTACCGCGAGTTCCTGGTGCCCGGGCTGCTCGCCGCGACCGCCGCGAACGGCCTGATGACGGGCATGTTCACGGCCGCGCAGGACGTCCACCGTGGGGTGACGGACCGCTTCCGCTCGCTACCGATGAGCCGCGCGGCCGTACCGCTCGGGCAGACGGCCGCCGATCTGCTGACCACGGCGGTCTCCATGGTGCCGGTGATGCTAGTGGGGCTCGCGATGGGCTGGCGGATCGAGAACGGGCTCCCGGGCGCACTGGGGGCGTTCGGCGTGCTGCTGCTGTTCCGCTTCGCGACGGCATGGGTGGGGACGTACCTCGGCCTGCTCAGTCGGAGCGAGGAGGCGGCGGGCCAGCTCGGCAGCGCCACCTTCGTACTGCCGATGCTGTCCAGCGCGTACCTGCCGACCGCCGGACTGCCCGGATGGCTGCGCGCGGTCGCCGAGTGGAACCCGATCAGCGCCGTCGCCACGGCGGTGCGCTCGCTGTGCGGGAACGCCGGTGGCGAGGCCGCGGCGGGCGCCGCGTGGCCGGCGGCGCACCCGGTCGCGGGAGCCGTCGCCTGGTCGCTGCTCCTGCTGGTCCTCTGCGCGCCGCCGGCCGCGCGCAGGTTCGCGCGCGGCCAGGACTGA
- a CDS encoding serine/threonine-protein kinase, whose amino-acid sequence MGIVWRARDEVLGREVAVKEVRPPTGLDGAAIGRMYRRLEREAWAAARVSHRGVVTVYDVVTEDGRPWIVMELVRGLSLADVLEAEGPLTPQRAAHLGEQVLAALRAAHEAGVLHRDVKPSNVLIANDGRMVLSDFGIASLEGSSTITMTGEVVGSPEFLAPERALGRDPGPESDLWSLGVMLYAAVEGVSPFRQDTPLSTLRAVVDEELPPPHRAGPLTPVLEGLLRKDPAERLPAAEAARMLRIVGAGGTLRGSGGAVSGPDSPTATAHHRAGPQDGPYGRDRRDGPTPPMPVPMTDPASGTAAAGAAGGGAPREGRAGLVLTVGIIVLLLAVVALGWLLLKDRGDTGGSGGTGPTGPVTTAAGTSTEPSASPSPSPSATPSPSPSASPSATPAPHFAVAVHAVRADYRGTCPPDAARAPAFTATVEADRTPAVLEYRWATRSGVTSDPGWQSVTYGADGPRSRQLDHTELTYYPNATFDDAVRLEVRGAAPAVSDWVEFSVTCEEGEGEPPTDGASPSPGPSGSPAPVSAGPATPAATTEPVAAGPGAAESEAAGPDATAS is encoded by the coding sequence ATGGGCATCGTGTGGCGGGCCCGTGACGAAGTACTGGGCCGCGAGGTCGCCGTCAAAGAGGTCCGGCCTCCGACGGGGCTGGACGGCGCCGCGATCGGCCGGATGTACCGGCGGCTCGAACGGGAGGCCTGGGCGGCAGCCCGGGTCTCGCACCGCGGGGTCGTCACGGTCTACGACGTGGTGACCGAGGACGGCCGGCCCTGGATCGTGATGGAGCTGGTGCGCGGGCTGTCGCTGGCCGACGTACTGGAGGCCGAGGGGCCGCTCACCCCGCAGCGGGCCGCGCACCTCGGGGAGCAGGTGCTGGCCGCGCTGCGCGCCGCGCACGAGGCCGGGGTGTTGCACCGGGACGTCAAGCCCTCCAACGTGCTGATCGCCAACGACGGCCGGATGGTGCTGAGCGACTTCGGGATCGCCAGCCTGGAGGGATCGTCGACGATCACGATGACGGGCGAGGTGGTGGGCTCCCCCGAGTTCCTCGCACCGGAGCGGGCGCTGGGGCGCGATCCGGGGCCCGAATCGGACCTGTGGTCGCTCGGGGTGATGTTGTACGCCGCCGTCGAAGGGGTTTCGCCGTTCCGGCAGGACACCCCGCTCTCGACGCTGCGGGCGGTGGTGGACGAGGAGCTGCCGCCACCGCACCGGGCGGGCCCGCTGACCCCGGTGCTGGAGGGGCTGCTGCGCAAGGACCCGGCGGAGCGGCTGCCCGCGGCGGAGGCGGCCCGGATGCTGCGGATCGTCGGGGCGGGCGGGACCCTGCGGGGCTCCGGCGGCGCGGTGTCCGGGCCGGACTCCCCGACGGCCACGGCGCACCACCGGGCCGGCCCGCAGGACGGGCCGTACGGGCGCGACCGGCGCGACGGGCCGACCCCGCCGATGCCGGTGCCGATGACCGATCCGGCGTCGGGTACCGCTGCGGCCGGGGCCGCGGGCGGCGGGGCGCCGCGCGAGGGGCGGGCCGGGCTGGTGCTGACCGTCGGGATCATCGTGCTGCTGCTGGCGGTGGTCGCGTTGGGGTGGCTGCTGCTCAAGGACCGCGGCGACACGGGCGGGAGCGGGGGCACCGGCCCGACGGGTCCGGTCACCACGGCGGCCGGGACGTCCACGGAGCCGTCCGCCTCACCGTCGCCGTCACCGTCCGCCACGCCGTCGCCGTCGCCGTCCGCTTCGCCGTCGGCCACGCCCGCGCCGCACTTCGCCGTGGCGGTGCACGCCGTACGGGCGGACTACCGGGGGACGTGCCCGCCCGATGCGGCGCGGGCGCCCGCCTTCACGGCGACCGTCGAGGCGGACCGTACGCCCGCCGTACTGGAGTACCGCTGGGCGACGCGCAGCGGGGTCACCTCCGACCCCGGCTGGCAGTCCGTCACGTACGGGGCGGACGGGCCCCGGAGCCGGCAGCTGGACCACACCGAGCTCACGTACTACCCGAACGCGACCTTCGACGACGCGGTCCGGCTGGAGGTGAGGGGGGCCGCACCGGCGGTTTCGGACTGGGTGGAGTTCTCCGTGACGTGCGAAGAGGGGGAGGGGGAACCCCCGACGGACGGGGCCTCCCCCTCCCCCGGGCCGAGCGGTTCACCGGCCCCGGTGTCGGCGGGGCCGGCGACCCCGGCGGCCACCACCGAGCCGGTGGCCGCGGGGCCCGGGGCTGCGGAGTCCGAGGCCGCGGGCCCGGACGCCACTGCCTCGTGA
- a CDS encoding CaiB/BaiF CoA-transferase family protein: MTSDSPVPAHPVDPLPLDGVTVVAVEQAVSAPFATRQLADLGARVIKVERPDGGDFARAYDTTAHGLASHFVWANRGKESIALDLKDPRGLEVLHELLAGADVFVQNLAQGAAARLGLDSASLCERYPRLVAVDISGYGSEGPYAHKRAYDMLVQCEAGLVSVTGTPEQPVKAGIPAADIAAAMYAFSGVLAALLRRGTTGRGGRVEVSMLDALAEWMGHPLHHTMHGGEQPVRTGLAHAVIAPYDAYPTADGDRVLLSVQNDREWRRLAEQVLERPELAEDPAYATNAARTRGREKTDAVVAEALARLGADEAVERLEAAGIACARLNSVARLAQHPQLAARDRWREVGSPAGPLRALLPPIGLPGGAAPHMGAVPALGEHTEALLRALGMTGAQITTLRRDGVVA; encoded by the coding sequence ATGACATCCGACTCACCCGTGCCCGCGCACCCCGTCGACCCCCTGCCGCTCGACGGTGTCACCGTCGTCGCCGTCGAACAGGCCGTCTCGGCCCCTTTCGCCACCCGCCAGCTCGCCGACCTCGGAGCCCGGGTGATCAAGGTCGAGCGGCCCGACGGCGGCGACTTCGCGCGCGCCTACGACACCACTGCGCACGGACTGGCCTCGCACTTCGTCTGGGCCAACCGCGGCAAGGAGTCGATCGCGCTCGACCTGAAGGACCCGCGCGGCCTGGAGGTGCTGCACGAACTGCTCGCCGGCGCCGACGTCTTCGTGCAGAACCTCGCCCAGGGGGCCGCGGCCCGGCTCGGCCTCGATTCGGCCTCGCTGTGCGAGCGCTACCCGCGGCTGGTCGCCGTCGACATCTCCGGGTACGGGTCCGAGGGCCCGTACGCCCACAAGCGCGCCTACGACATGCTCGTGCAGTGCGAGGCGGGGCTGGTCTCGGTGACCGGCACGCCGGAGCAGCCCGTCAAGGCGGGCATTCCGGCGGCGGACATCGCGGCGGCCATGTACGCCTTCTCCGGGGTCCTCGCGGCCCTTCTGCGCCGCGGGACGACCGGGCGCGGGGGCCGGGTGGAGGTCTCGATGCTCGACGCGCTGGCCGAATGGATGGGGCATCCGCTGCACCACACCATGCACGGCGGGGAGCAGCCGGTGCGCACGGGCCTCGCGCACGCCGTCATCGCCCCGTACGACGCCTACCCGACGGCGGACGGGGACCGGGTGCTGTTGTCGGTGCAGAACGACCGCGAGTGGCGTCGGCTCGCAGAACAGGTGTTGGAGCGGCCCGAGTTGGCCGAGGATCCGGCGTACGCGACGAACGCGGCGCGCACCCGGGGGCGGGAGAAGACCGATGCGGTGGTCGCCGAGGCGCTGGCCCGGCTGGGCGCGGACGAGGCGGTCGAGCGGCTGGAGGCGGCGGGCATCGCGTGCGCACGGCTGAACTCGGTGGCCCGGCTCGCACAGCATCCGCAGCTGGCCGCACGGGACCGCTGGCGGGAGGTGGGATCACCGGCGGGTCCGCTACGGGCACTGCTGCCGCCGATCGGCCTGCCGGGTGGCGCGGCACCGCACATGGGTGCGGTGCCCGCGCTCGGCGAACACACCGAGGCCCTGCTGCGCGCCCTGGGGATGACGGGCGCACAGATCACGACACTGCGCCGGGATGGTGTGGTTGCGTAG
- a CDS encoding TetR/AcrR family transcriptional regulator, whose protein sequence is MAASGRPAQPEVIWARPGRAGRGPRPAHTRESIAAEAVRIADAEGIEAVSMRRVAAGIGAGTMSLYNYVPRKEDLYELMVDAVSGEYELTPPTGDWRADLLALARQTRELMHRHPWLPRLLSPVYGFSPNALRYLEHSLDCLVPLEVSGPQKLELVAAVNGTVATFVASELALAERARSLPWSETAEEGVRTAWLVSRLATGEYPLLAAALTGAHPVSEAASGLAAVFDRSVSRLLGAWEPTQG, encoded by the coding sequence ATGGCAGCGAGCGGGCGACCCGCCCAACCCGAAGTGATCTGGGCCCGCCCGGGCCGCGCCGGACGCGGACCCCGGCCCGCGCACACCCGCGAGTCCATCGCGGCCGAGGCCGTGCGGATCGCGGACGCGGAGGGGATCGAGGCCGTCTCCATGCGGCGGGTGGCCGCCGGGATCGGCGCCGGGACGATGTCCCTCTACAACTACGTGCCGCGCAAGGAGGACCTGTACGAGCTGATGGTCGACGCGGTCAGCGGGGAGTACGAACTGACCCCGCCGACCGGGGACTGGCGGGCCGACCTGCTTGCGCTCGCCCGCCAGACGCGGGAGCTGATGCACCGCCACCCCTGGCTGCCCCGGCTGCTGTCGCCCGTGTACGGCTTCAGCCCGAACGCCCTGCGCTACCTGGAGCACAGCCTGGACTGCCTGGTCCCGCTGGAGGTCTCCGGTCCGCAGAAGCTGGAACTCGTCGCCGCGGTCAACGGCACGGTGGCCACCTTCGTGGCGAGCGAGCTGGCCCTGGCCGAGCGGGCCCGGTCGCTGCCGTGGAGCGAGACCGCCGAGGAGGGCGTACGCACGGCCTGGCTGGTCTCCCGGCTGGCGACGGGGGAGTACCCCCTGCTGGCGGCGGCGCTCACGGGCGCCCATCCGGTGTCGGAGGCGGCGTCCGGCCTCGCCGCGGTCTTCGACCGCTCGGTGTCCCGCCTCCTCGGGGCCTGGGAACCGACACAGGGCTGA
- the hmgA gene encoding homogentisate 1,2-dioxygenase, with amino-acid sequence MSEQARKTAEALEYLTGFGNEHSSEAVPGALPPGRNSPQRAPLGLYAEQLSGSAFTEPRNHNRRSWLYRIRPSAAHPPFARIDNGALRSAPFTEAPADPNRLRWNPLPDPAPGTDFLAGLWTLGGNGDTTQRSGMAIHLYSANASMTDRVFSDSDGELLIVPERGGLLLRTELGLLSAGPGEVALIPRGVRFRVELLDDDARGYVCENYGRPFELPDLGPIGANGLAAARDFRAPVAAYEDVERPTEVINKFCGNLWAATHDHSPLDVVAWYGTHTPYVYDLRRFNVLGSISYDHPDPSIFTVLTSPSDTPGLAGVDFVVFAPRWLVGEDTFRPPYFHRNVMSEYMGLIEGAYDAKAEGFVPGGGSLHNMMSAHGPDRETFDRASAAELKPQKIDDGLAFMFETRWPITATTQAAGADHLQRGYDDVWQGLQRHFRA; translated from the coding sequence ATGAGCGAGCAGGCCAGGAAGACGGCGGAGGCACTGGAATACCTCACCGGCTTCGGCAACGAGCACAGCTCGGAAGCCGTCCCCGGCGCCCTGCCGCCCGGCCGCAACTCGCCCCAGCGCGCACCCCTCGGCCTGTACGCCGAGCAGCTCAGCGGCAGCGCCTTCACCGAGCCCCGCAACCACAACCGCCGCTCCTGGCTCTACCGCATCCGCCCCTCGGCGGCCCACCCGCCGTTCGCCCGGATCGACAACGGCGCCCTGCGCTCCGCACCCTTCACCGAGGCCCCCGCGGACCCCAACCGGCTCCGCTGGAACCCGCTGCCCGACCCGGCCCCCGGCACCGACTTCCTGGCGGGCCTGTGGACCCTCGGCGGCAACGGCGACACCACCCAGCGCAGCGGCATGGCCATCCACCTCTACTCCGCCAACGCCTCCATGACCGACCGGGTGTTCAGCGACTCCGACGGCGAGCTGCTGATCGTCCCCGAGCGCGGCGGCCTGTTGCTGCGCACCGAGCTCGGCCTGCTCAGCGCCGGCCCGGGCGAGGTCGCCCTGATCCCCCGCGGCGTGCGCTTCCGGGTGGAGCTGCTGGACGACGACGCCCGCGGGTACGTCTGCGAGAACTACGGCCGCCCCTTCGAGCTGCCCGACCTTGGCCCCATCGGCGCCAACGGCCTCGCCGCCGCGCGCGACTTCCGGGCCCCGGTGGCCGCGTACGAGGACGTCGAGCGCCCGACCGAGGTGATCAACAAGTTCTGCGGCAACCTCTGGGCCGCCACCCACGACCACTCCCCGCTCGACGTGGTCGCCTGGTACGGCACGCACACCCCGTACGTGTACGACCTGCGTCGTTTCAACGTCCTGGGCTCCATCAGCTACGACCACCCGGACCCGTCGATCTTCACCGTGCTGACCTCGCCCTCCGACACCCCGGGGCTCGCGGGCGTGGACTTCGTGGTCTTCGCCCCGCGCTGGCTGGTCGGCGAGGACACCTTCCGCCCGCCGTACTTCCACCGGAACGTCATGAGCGAGTACATGGGCCTGATCGAGGGCGCCTACGACGCCAAGGCGGAAGGCTTCGTCCCCGGCGGCGGCTCGCTGCACAACATGATGTCCGCGCACGGACCGGACCGGGAGACCTTCGACCGGGCGAGCGCCGCCGAGCTGAAGCCGCAGAAGATCGACGACGGCCTGGCCTTCATGTTCGAAACCCGCTGGCCGATCACCGCCACCACCCAGGCGGCCGGCGCCGATCACCTCCAGCGCGGATACGACGACGTCTGGCAGGGTCTCCAGCGGCACTTCCGCGCCTAG
- a CDS encoding ATP-binding cassette domain-containing protein, with translation MTTTYAVLSEGLEKRFGKVHALRGLDLAVPEGSVCGLLGPNGAGKTTAVRILATLTRPTGGRALVAGHDVTRDPAAVRRAIGVTGQYASVDGDLTGRENLRLFARLAGLRGAAARTRADGLLERFGLTEAADRVTSTWSGGMRRRLDLAAGLITHPRVLFLDEPTTGLDPAAREHIWTAVRALAEEGTTVLLTTQYLEEADRLADDIVVVDRGRAVATGTPDELKSRIGAYAEVTVAEAAALDGAAVVLDQLTGGRPVLDRQCLTAGVTTTDRELTLPRIIRALDRAGVPVTDASLRPPTLDEVFLRLTRSPLAQKEHAA, from the coding sequence ATGACAACTACGTACGCTGTACTGAGTGAGGGTTTGGAGAAGCGCTTCGGCAAGGTGCACGCCCTGCGCGGCCTCGATCTGGCCGTGCCGGAGGGCTCGGTCTGCGGCCTCCTCGGCCCCAACGGGGCCGGAAAGACCACGGCCGTACGGATCCTTGCCACGCTGACCCGGCCCACCGGCGGACGCGCCCTCGTCGCCGGCCACGACGTCACGCGCGATCCGGCCGCCGTCCGCCGCGCCATCGGCGTCACCGGCCAGTACGCCTCCGTCGACGGGGACCTGACGGGCCGCGAGAACCTGCGGCTCTTCGCCCGCCTCGCGGGACTGCGCGGAGCGGCCGCGCGGACCCGCGCCGACGGGCTACTGGAGCGCTTCGGCCTCACCGAGGCCGCCGACCGGGTGACCTCCACCTGGTCCGGCGGGATGCGCAGGCGCCTCGACCTGGCCGCCGGGCTGATCACCCACCCCCGGGTGCTGTTCCTCGACGAGCCCACCACCGGCCTCGATCCGGCGGCCCGCGAGCACATCTGGACGGCCGTACGGGCGCTCGCCGAGGAGGGCACGACCGTCCTGCTCACCACCCAGTACCTGGAGGAGGCCGACCGTCTCGCCGACGACATCGTGGTCGTGGACCGCGGCCGGGCCGTCGCCACCGGCACCCCGGACGAGCTCAAGTCCCGGATCGGCGCGTACGCCGAAGTGACCGTCGCCGAGGCCGCGGCACTCGACGGCGCGGCCGTCGTACTCGACCAGCTGACCGGCGGGCGGCCCGTACTCGACCGGCAGTGCCTGACCGCCGGGGTGACGACCACGGACCGGGAGCTCACCCTGCCCCGGATCATCCGCGCGCTCGACCGGGCCGGGGTCCCGGTCACCGACGCGAGTCTGCGTCCCCCCACCCTCGACGAGGTGTTCCTGCGCCTCACCCGGAGCCCCCTCGCGCAGAAGGAGCACGCGGCATGA
- a CDS encoding GntR family transcriptional regulator, whose protein sequence is MTAFAPDSLVLNRKLPLWYQVSQSLRASILGRTPDASLRLPTEEQLAEHYGVSVLTMRQALKELEGEGLISRHRRRGTFIEPGARRGAPVRLLGSVDAIVAQQSGDRTTVLGHERTVVSGELLEHFPDTAEVVTYRRLRHDGESGEPTNWVENAVRPEVAEAVDLADLARWPMTKVLRDVVGVKISRITDTVEARLADPETAELLQVPLLSPILHYTGVTYDEDGRVVDVARIRYRGDRFSFTVTVDAT, encoded by the coding sequence GTGACCGCCTTCGCCCCCGACTCGCTCGTGCTCAACCGGAAGCTGCCGCTCTGGTACCAGGTGTCGCAGTCGCTGCGCGCCTCGATACTGGGGCGCACCCCGGACGCCTCGCTGCGCCTGCCCACCGAGGAGCAGCTCGCCGAGCACTACGGGGTGAGCGTGCTGACCATGCGCCAGGCGCTCAAGGAGCTGGAGGGCGAGGGGCTGATCAGCCGGCACCGGCGGCGCGGCACGTTCATCGAGCCGGGTGCTCGGCGCGGGGCGCCGGTGCGCCTGTTGGGTTCGGTCGACGCCATCGTCGCGCAGCAGTCGGGCGACCGCACGACGGTCCTCGGCCATGAGCGGACGGTCGTGTCCGGGGAGCTGCTGGAGCACTTCCCGGACACGGCCGAGGTGGTCACGTACCGCCGGCTGCGCCATGACGGCGAGAGCGGCGAGCCGACCAACTGGGTGGAGAACGCGGTCCGCCCGGAGGTGGCCGAGGCGGTGGACCTGGCCGATCTGGCCCGCTGGCCGATGACGAAGGTGCTGCGTGACGTGGTGGGAGTGAAGATCAGCAGGATCACGGACACGGTCGAGGCGCGGCTGGCCGACCCGGAGACGGCCGAGCTGCTCCAGGTGCCGCTGCTCAGTCCGATCCTGCACTACACGGGCGTGACGTACGACGAGGACGGCCGGGTCGTGGACGTGGCGCGGATCCGGTACCGGGGCGACCGGTTCTCGTTCACGGTCACCGTCGACGCCACCTGA
- a CDS encoding right-handed parallel beta-helix repeat-containing protein, whose product MSWTRRFPAVPAALLAALLALVSLFAAAPAARAHEERPVTLPDGSGSVPQYRKAEPDLLVCKTDRPAFERRISAFPEELKQRNLALYERCEKSGYRHLQEAVDAVDRPGMNIAILPGLYEEEPSLPKPAGECAALKAPNSALGYQILSYEQQVQCRHNQNLVAVLGKTDLQIEGTGATRLDVVIDAKYQKLNAIRADKSNGIYFRNFTAQRTTFNSLYVLAGDGFVIDDVLTRWNDEYGFLTFASDHGLYKNCESYGNGDSGIYPGSASNINDGRGYEVPRYSIEITGCHSHHNMVGYSGTAGDSVWVHDNEFDQNMGGASMDSAFPGHPGLPQNHARFERNLIHDNNADYYGYVADGTCAKPPIERGYEQGVVCPQISMPPGTGIITAGGNWNVYENNWVYGHRRAGFFLSAVPAFIRGEEKWSKQADTSHHNRYAGNVLGKDKSGADRPNGMDVWWDGQGRGNCWQSGPAGSTPGTLPECGERRGAVSGGSARLVGEPVKLAQLLVCADYSVQARKLPAGCDWYGARGLERVETQIALAAAAVLALVGGVLWRRRLRGSRLGTAASLLGLAGLALDVAGSTTPLVGTFVPALALLLLGLWWTGAGIALRPTRPWLARLTLLLAALTLLDAFDKAVLMIPWIPVGPAWIRALLAVPWILWATVAAARPTRPASPPAADPDTDPAGGGRGAGTVVTEGGAQ is encoded by the coding sequence ATGTCGTGGACCCGCAGGTTCCCTGCCGTGCCGGCGGCGCTCCTCGCCGCCCTCCTCGCCCTCGTGTCCCTCTTCGCCGCCGCGCCCGCCGCACGCGCGCACGAGGAGCGCCCCGTGACCCTGCCCGACGGCTCCGGGTCCGTGCCGCAGTACCGGAAGGCCGAGCCCGACCTGCTGGTCTGCAAGACCGACCGGCCCGCCTTCGAACGCCGGATATCCGCCTTCCCCGAGGAGCTGAAGCAGCGCAACCTCGCCCTGTACGAGCGCTGCGAGAAGAGCGGCTACCGGCACCTCCAGGAAGCCGTCGACGCGGTGGACCGGCCCGGCATGAACATCGCGATCCTCCCCGGCCTGTACGAGGAGGAGCCCTCACTGCCGAAGCCGGCGGGGGAGTGCGCCGCGCTCAAGGCCCCCAACTCCGCGCTCGGCTACCAGATCCTCAGCTACGAGCAGCAGGTGCAGTGCCGGCACAACCAGAACCTCGTCGCCGTCCTCGGCAAGACGGACCTACAGATCGAGGGCACCGGCGCCACCCGCCTCGACGTCGTCATCGACGCCAAGTACCAGAAGCTGAACGCCATCCGCGCCGACAAGTCGAACGGCATCTACTTCCGCAACTTCACCGCGCAGCGCACCACCTTCAACTCGCTGTACGTCCTCGCGGGCGACGGGTTCGTCATCGACGACGTACTGACCCGCTGGAACGACGAGTACGGCTTCCTGACCTTCGCCAGCGACCACGGGCTCTACAAGAACTGCGAGTCGTACGGGAACGGCGACTCCGGCATCTACCCCGGCAGCGCCTCCAACATCAACGACGGCCGCGGCTACGAGGTCCCGCGCTACTCCATCGAGATCACGGGCTGCCACAGCCACCACAACATGGTGGGCTACTCCGGCACCGCGGGCGACTCGGTCTGGGTGCACGACAACGAGTTCGACCAGAACATGGGCGGCGCCTCGATGGACAGCGCCTTCCCCGGGCACCCCGGGCTCCCGCAGAACCACGCCAGGTTCGAACGGAACCTGATCCACGACAACAATGCCGACTACTACGGGTACGTCGCCGACGGCACCTGCGCCAAACCGCCGATCGAGCGCGGCTACGAGCAGGGGGTGGTCTGCCCGCAGATCTCCATGCCGCCGGGCACCGGCATCATCACCGCGGGCGGCAACTGGAACGTCTACGAGAACAACTGGGTGTACGGGCACCGGCGCGCGGGCTTCTTCCTCTCGGCGGTCCCCGCGTTCATCCGCGGTGAGGAGAAGTGGTCGAAGCAGGCCGACACCTCCCACCACAACCGCTACGCCGGGAACGTGCTCGGCAAGGACAAGTCCGGCGCCGACCGTCCCAACGGCATGGACGTCTGGTGGGACGGCCAGGGCCGCGGAAACTGCTGGCAGTCCGGACCCGCCGGCTCCACCCCGGGCACGCTCCCCGAGTGCGGCGAGCGCCGAGGCGCGGTGTCGGGCGGTTCGGCCCGGCTGGTGGGCGAGCCCGTCAAACTCGCCCAGCTGCTGGTCTGCGCCGACTACAGCGTCCAGGCGCGCAAGCTCCCGGCCGGCTGCGACTGGTACGGCGCACGCGGCCTGGAGCGGGTGGAGACCCAGATCGCGCTGGCGGCGGCGGCGGTGCTGGCGCTGGTGGGCGGGGTGCTGTGGCGGCGCCGCCTGCGCGGCTCCCGGCTGGGCACGGCTGCCTCGCTGCTGGGCCTGGCCGGGCTGGCCCTGGACGTGGCCGGCTCCACCACGCCCCTCGTCGGCACCTTCGTCCCGGCCCTGGCGCTGCTCCTGCTGGGCCTGTGGTGGACGGGCGCGGGCATCGCCCTGCGGCCCACCCGCCCCTGGCTGGCGCGGCTGACCCTGCTGCTGGCGGCGCTCACCCTCCTGGACGCCTTCGACAAGGCCGTCCTGATGATCCCCTGGATCCCCGTCGGCCCCGCCTGGATCCGTGCCCTCCTCGCCGTCCCCTGGATCCTCTGGGCCACCGTCGCAGCCGCCCGCCCGACCCGCCCGGCGTCCCCGCCCGCGGCCGACCCCGATACCGATCCCGCAGGCGGTGGACGGGGCGCCGGGACCGTGGTGACCGAAGGAGGAGCGCAGTGA